A portion of the Acidisarcina polymorpha genome contains these proteins:
- a CDS encoding SOS response-associated peptidase, with protein MCGRYYRHSDKQRIGDAFNIRDLPSSLIISEADYNVAPTTFQPVIRNDKETGERELVLMRWGLVPYFTRQLSDVKGISTINARAESVEKSPTWRVPFKKRRCLVPADGFYEWKRLDAKTKQPFAFRLTNGEPFAFAGLWDAWREPSGNWLQSFAIVTTEANELASQVHTRMPVILHPADYSRWLEREEDQPPVDLLRPYESEKMDLAPCNPLEGTAGSIWPESMASK; from the coding sequence ATGTGTGGACGATACTACCGGCATAGTGACAAACAGCGCATAGGGGACGCGTTCAACATTCGCGATCTGCCTTCCAGCCTCATCATCTCTGAGGCAGACTACAACGTCGCTCCGACGACATTTCAACCCGTCATACGAAATGACAAGGAGACCGGGGAACGTGAGCTTGTCCTCATGCGCTGGGGTCTAGTTCCCTACTTCACCAGGCAGCTATCGGATGTAAAGGGTATTTCCACGATCAATGCGCGTGCGGAATCTGTCGAGAAGAGCCCCACATGGAGGGTTCCATTCAAGAAGAGGCGCTGTCTTGTGCCCGCCGACGGTTTTTACGAGTGGAAGCGGCTAGACGCCAAAACAAAACAGCCCTTCGCCTTTCGACTTACGAATGGCGAGCCATTTGCGTTCGCAGGCCTTTGGGATGCCTGGAGGGAACCCAGTGGCAATTGGTTACAGTCATTCGCCATTGTCACCACTGAAGCCAATGAACTGGCGTCTCAGGTGCATACGCGCATGCCGGTCATTCTGCATCCGGCTGACTACAGCAGGTGGCTCGAGCGTGAAGAGGATCAACCACCAGTTGACCTCTTGCGTCCCTACGAATCAGAGAAGATGGACCTTGCTCCATGCAATCCACTCGAAGGAACTGCAGGGAGCATTTGGCCGGAAAGTATGGCTTCAAAGTAA
- a CDS encoding universal stress protein, translated as MFRKIAVAYNESPESERALLSAIRLTKSLAAELSTITVAADLPAYTAFASATDPDLTRVLKDDRLDFYEGLQRKALAMAHDHNVEVTSHIVEGHDVAAIVDFLRKQHADLLVIGLHQRDLYIARLWSTVYELAQEAPCSILGVH; from the coding sequence ATGTTCAGAAAGATCGCCGTCGCTTACAACGAATCCCCCGAATCCGAGCGTGCGCTGCTCTCCGCCATTCGGCTAACAAAGAGCCTCGCAGCGGAACTGAGCACGATCACGGTTGCTGCGGATCTACCCGCTTATACCGCTTTCGCCTCAGCAACCGACCCGGATCTGACGAGAGTTCTGAAAGATGACCGACTCGACTTTTACGAGGGATTGCAACGGAAGGCCTTAGCGATGGCGCACGACCACAACGTTGAGGTCACCAGTCACATCGTAGAAGGCCACGATGTCGCCGCCATCGTCGACTTCCTGCGCAAACAGCATGCGGACCTCCTGGTGATTGGCCTGCACCAGCGCGACTTATACATAGCGAGATTATGGAGCACTGTCTATGAACTTGCTCAGGAGGCGCCTTGCAGCATCCTCGGCGTTCATTGA
- a CDS encoding glycogen/starch/alpha-glucan phosphorylase, with translation MSTPALREEKSAAPEKSNQNPANLSQLLESYGSLSPYIGADHAFYEHHLLYDRVIDPAVASAREQFEAFSRSIRDILAQRWVSTKKTYEQQNAKRVYYLSLEFLIGRSLANNVSNLLLDPAVQQAAEAKGLDWLGLIEQEPDAGLGNGGLGRLAACFLDSMAMMQIPATGYGLRYEYGMFRQTIANGWQQENPDNWLRDGDPWEVARHHEKVEVKLNCSFQLRAGNIETVRDRPSTLIGIPFDRPVVGYGGKTINTLRLWTAAAPDYFDFKEFGTGDFVGALSDTLEAESLTRVLYPDDSTTAGQGLRFLQEYFLVACSLADIIRRFKRYNTDWEKLPEKVAIQLNDTHPSMAVAELLRLLLDDAHLGWDQAWELTKKTLAYTNHTLLPEALEKWPVAWFDVLIPRHLEIIYEINRRLLDEVRVRFPGDNGRVERVSLVEEGERRKIRMANLAIVGSHSTNGVAAVHSRLLRTTTVKDLAEVFPDRFNNKTNGVTPRRWLLQANPALGQEITQAIGKEWVTDLSRLKELRRFAEDGGFREAFLASKRQAKQRFADWLQSTTGQIIDPGTLFDCHVKRIHEYKRQLLNALRIIVVYNRLRSNPELDVVPRTFIFAGKAAPAYRLAKLIIKFLNNLGATIDADPVVKGRLKVLFVPEYNVSLAERLIPASDVSNQISTAGYEASGTSNMKFMMNGALTVGTRDGATIEMAEEAGEENLFLFGLTVEQVVNSRSWYSPYWHYDHDAETREALDLIFSDHFSPDEPGIFAPLRETLLTMGDHYMHLADLKSYCEAHHQVGILYADPEAWAKKAILNVASSGKFSSDRTIAEYASDIWKVEPCPVI, from the coding sequence ATGAGCACACCGGCGTTAAGGGAAGAGAAATCCGCGGCACCCGAGAAGTCGAACCAGAACCCAGCCAATCTGTCACAGCTTCTTGAATCCTACGGGAGCCTAAGCCCTTACATCGGGGCGGATCACGCGTTTTACGAGCACCACCTGCTCTACGATCGGGTGATCGATCCGGCGGTCGCGAGCGCCCGTGAGCAGTTTGAAGCCTTTTCCCGTTCTATCCGGGACATCCTCGCGCAGCGCTGGGTGTCAACCAAGAAAACCTATGAACAGCAGAATGCCAAGCGCGTCTACTATCTTTCTCTAGAGTTTCTAATTGGCCGCTCCCTGGCCAACAATGTCAGCAACCTGTTACTCGATCCGGCCGTGCAGCAAGCGGCCGAGGCAAAGGGGCTAGATTGGCTGGGGTTGATCGAACAGGAGCCGGATGCCGGGCTGGGCAACGGAGGCCTCGGCCGTCTGGCAGCTTGCTTTCTCGACTCGATGGCTATGATGCAAATTCCGGCCACGGGCTATGGACTGCGGTACGAATACGGCATGTTCAGGCAAACCATTGCGAATGGCTGGCAACAGGAGAATCCGGACAATTGGCTACGAGACGGTGATCCGTGGGAGGTTGCCCGACATCACGAGAAGGTGGAAGTCAAGCTGAATTGCTCTTTTCAGTTGCGAGCGGGAAACATTGAAACCGTTAGAGATAGGCCCTCCACTTTAATTGGCATACCCTTCGATCGTCCTGTAGTGGGCTATGGAGGCAAGACGATTAACACCCTCCGGCTATGGACGGCAGCGGCGCCTGATTATTTCGATTTCAAGGAATTTGGGACTGGCGACTTTGTCGGTGCGCTCAGTGACACCTTGGAAGCGGAATCGCTGACTCGGGTGCTCTACCCTGATGATTCCACGACGGCGGGGCAGGGACTACGTTTTTTGCAGGAGTATTTTCTGGTCGCCTGTTCGCTCGCCGATATCATTCGCCGCTTCAAGCGGTACAACACGGATTGGGAAAAACTGCCCGAAAAAGTGGCGATCCAGCTCAATGATACTCATCCTTCGATGGCGGTCGCTGAGTTGCTGCGCCTCCTGCTGGACGATGCTCACCTTGGATGGGACCAGGCCTGGGAGCTGACGAAGAAAACGCTTGCTTATACAAACCATACGCTTTTGCCGGAGGCCCTGGAGAAGTGGCCGGTGGCCTGGTTTGACGTACTGATTCCCCGCCACCTGGAAATTATTTATGAGATCAACCGCCGTCTGCTTGATGAGGTCCGCGTTCGCTTTCCGGGAGATAACGGGCGGGTTGAACGGGTGAGTCTCGTTGAAGAGGGCGAGCGGCGCAAGATCAGGATGGCGAACCTCGCGATTGTCGGCTCGCACAGCACCAACGGCGTGGCGGCAGTCCACTCGAGACTGCTGCGGACAACGACGGTTAAGGACCTTGCCGAGGTGTTTCCCGACCGCTTTAACAATAAGACGAACGGCGTCACGCCCAGGCGCTGGTTGTTGCAGGCTAATCCCGCGCTGGGTCAAGAGATTACTCAAGCGATTGGCAAGGAGTGGGTCACCGATTTAAGCAGGCTCAAGGAACTTCGCCGGTTTGCCGAGGACGGCGGGTTTCGCGAGGCGTTTCTCGCTTCCAAGCGGCAGGCGAAGCAGCGGTTTGCCGATTGGCTCCAATCGACGACCGGGCAGATTATCGATCCGGGCACTCTCTTCGACTGCCATGTCAAGCGTATTCATGAATACAAGCGGCAACTGCTGAACGCGCTCCGGATCATCGTGGTTTATAACCGGCTGCGCTCAAATCCGGAGCTCGACGTAGTGCCGCGGACCTTCATCTTCGCCGGAAAAGCGGCCCCCGCGTATCGATTGGCCAAACTGATCATCAAATTTCTCAATAACCTGGGAGCCACGATCGATGCAGACCCCGTGGTAAAGGGCCGGCTTAAAGTCCTATTTGTGCCCGAGTACAATGTTTCTCTGGCAGAGAGATTGATTCCGGCGAGTGATGTTTCCAACCAAATCTCCACTGCCGGTTATGAGGCCAGTGGGACGAGCAACATGAAATTCATGATGAATGGGGCACTAACCGTTGGTACCCGAGATGGGGCGACGATTGAAATGGCCGAAGAGGCAGGCGAAGAAAATCTTTTCCTGTTCGGGCTGACCGTGGAACAGGTCGTGAACAGCCGCAGCTGGTACAGCCCGTACTGGCACTATGATCATGACGCGGAGACCCGCGAAGCGCTCGACCTAATCTTCTCCGACCACTTCAGCCCCGATGAACCGGGTATATTCGCACCCTTGCGCGAAACGCTCCTGACCATGGGAGACCACTATATGCACCTGGCGGACCTAAAATCCTACTGCGAAGCGCATCACCAAGTCGGGATTTTATATGCCGATCCTGAGGCGTGGGCGAAGAAAGCTATTCTGAACGTTGCGAGCTCTGGTAAGTTTTCGAGTGATCGCACGATCGCTGAATATGCATCCGATATCTGGAAGGTGGAACCATGCCCAGTCATCTAG
- a CDS encoding MFS transporter: MSDPASPPSAVPASRVITTHPMLGVFGVLFGAMIATCTGRLISVGLADLRGALHLGFDEASWIGTAFNASLMFIGPFSVYLGGLLGARRVLLACASLFTVVSLLLPFAANLPIMLALLVLAGLTAGTFYPLTLSFVLRNLPMRYVLIGIATYAMDIVFTTNFATTLEAWYMDHLSWHWIFWSGAALTPVMMVLIYFGIPWQPLPQPKEGQPKPNWRGFLYASLGLSLLYMALDQGQRLDWLHSGTIIGLIVSGAFLILVTVIRRLVMPNPMVNFKFLARRNTLLLGIVLFFFRFIMLSTVVLIPSYLSSAKGYIALQTGPVLLWVALPQILCGFLAMYLLQYVDARLILTAGFAMVAMGCLVNAHLSSEWSGGNFWFSQAVLAMGFAFAFNGMVGAIILEVINTGALSRPIDVLTFAGYFQTVRLLGGEIGAAYMQHFIPVREQFHSNILGLGVDLGRSTTDQRLLGLRAAMASHSPGLATATARAAEILGLQVRQQAFTLAITDGFLLVASSVICCLLVIACMQRVPTQYKQVISAPVVPA; this comes from the coding sequence TTGAGCGATCCCGCAAGCCCGCCGTCAGCAGTTCCTGCATCGAGGGTGATTACCACTCACCCGATGCTCGGGGTCTTCGGCGTTCTGTTTGGTGCCATGATTGCCACCTGTACAGGCCGCCTGATCAGCGTCGGATTGGCAGACCTGAGAGGCGCTCTGCACCTCGGCTTCGACGAGGCGTCGTGGATCGGCACGGCATTTAATGCATCCCTCATGTTCATCGGCCCCTTCTCCGTCTACCTGGGTGGCCTGCTTGGTGCGCGTCGAGTGCTCTTAGCTTGCGCATCGTTGTTTACGGTGGTCAGCTTGTTACTTCCCTTTGCTGCCAACCTCCCGATCATGCTTGCGTTGCTGGTGCTCGCAGGGCTAACGGCCGGCACCTTTTATCCGTTGACCCTTTCCTTCGTGTTGCGCAACCTGCCAATGCGATATGTCCTGATTGGGATTGCGACCTATGCGATGGACATCGTCTTCACGACCAACTTCGCGACCACATTGGAAGCTTGGTATATGGACCATCTCTCCTGGCATTGGATCTTCTGGAGCGGCGCGGCGCTAACTCCAGTCATGATGGTCCTGATTTACTTTGGAATTCCGTGGCAGCCGCTGCCGCAGCCGAAGGAGGGTCAGCCGAAACCAAATTGGAGAGGATTCCTATACGCGAGCCTGGGCCTTTCGCTCTTGTATATGGCGCTCGATCAGGGTCAACGATTGGACTGGCTGCACTCCGGCACCATTATTGGATTGATCGTATCGGGCGCCTTCCTCATTCTCGTTACGGTGATACGCAGGCTCGTAATGCCCAATCCCATGGTGAATTTCAAATTCCTCGCCAGACGGAACACCCTGCTGCTCGGCATAGTCTTGTTTTTCTTTCGCTTCATCATGCTGTCGACCGTCGTCCTGATCCCGAGCTATCTTTCCTCGGCCAAAGGGTATATTGCATTGCAGACCGGCCCGGTCCTGCTCTGGGTTGCTCTTCCGCAGATTTTGTGCGGTTTCCTGGCAATGTATCTACTACAGTACGTGGATGCCAGGCTGATCCTGACCGCCGGCTTCGCCATGGTAGCAATGGGTTGCCTTGTGAATGCCCATCTCTCCTCGGAGTGGTCGGGCGGCAATTTTTGGTTCTCTCAGGCGGTTTTGGCGATGGGCTTCGCGTTTGCCTTTAACGGCATGGTGGGAGCGATCATTCTCGAGGTCATCAACACCGGAGCTCTCAGCCGGCCGATCGATGTTCTTACTTTTGCCGGCTACTTCCAAACTGTTCGTCTTTTGGGCGGAGAAATCGGGGCCGCCTATATGCAACATTTCATCCCCGTGCGCGAGCAGTTCCACTCCAATATCCTCGGTCTCGGCGTCGACCTCGGCCGTTCGACCACAGATCAACGCTTGCTCGGTCTAAGGGCAGCCATGGCGAGTCACTCTCCCGGATTGGCGACCGCGACGGCGAGAGCTGCAGAGATTCTCGGGTTGCAGGTGAGGCAGCAGGCGTTCACTTTGGCGATCACCGACGGCTTTTTGCTGGTGGCCTCCTCGGTCATCTGCTGTTTGTTGGTCATTGCGTGCATGCAGCGAGTGCCTACGCAATATAAGCAAGTTATATCTGCTCCCGTCGTGCCGGCCTGA
- a CDS encoding TolC family protein, protein MQQLKKNRRSSRKVILPIFLFVTGISLPGAANAQTAAPLSLTLSQAIDLALKQDRSLLLARLSVIDKEHKKEIARSDYFPHIKNESSVLHLTELAGVDVPAGAFGVPPATGPIPARSLFIGQGSLTSYTSGTGLAQPFTQMFKIHESNRAAIADINTAKIQVNQAEDEIALKVRQLYYGLLIGQLRLQAAADEVNANQVKVQESADAVTQGRALDVVALESRATLLDAKQTELTQTLQIHDLTLTLNDILGIPLKTELQLDPDTSAASISTPSREECISIARQQSPEIRVAQQAVIKAKAALGAAKDAYIPDVTGLARYSYQSGVPLLVHNFGTFGLNFSYDLFDGGRRNAEIRDAQTVLSQAELNLAKIDDEVTVQVEAAYDKVEQLKSMVGVAEEALGVRTEAARLTDRQYEQNAALASARVEAHAKATSAKASLLEATLGLSLAQGELKRTLGQLPR, encoded by the coding sequence ATGCAGCAGTTAAAGAAAAACCGGCGCTCGTCGCGCAAAGTCATCCTGCCGATCTTTTTGTTTGTGACTGGAATATCTTTGCCCGGCGCGGCAAATGCTCAGACCGCGGCTCCGTTGTCCCTAACTCTCTCCCAGGCCATCGACTTGGCGCTCAAACAAGACCGTAGTCTTCTGCTCGCCCGGCTCTCAGTGATCGACAAGGAACATAAGAAAGAGATTGCCCGCTCCGATTACTTTCCCCACATCAAGAACGAGTCCAGCGTCCTGCACTTGACTGAACTAGCCGGGGTGGATGTTCCTGCCGGAGCCTTTGGTGTGCCGCCAGCCACCGGCCCGATTCCAGCCAGGAGCTTATTTATCGGCCAAGGATCGCTGACAAGTTATACCAGCGGAACCGGCTTGGCGCAGCCATTCACCCAGATGTTCAAGATTCACGAATCAAACCGCGCCGCCATCGCTGATATCAATACCGCGAAGATCCAGGTAAATCAGGCTGAGGATGAAATCGCACTCAAGGTTAGACAACTCTACTACGGCCTGCTGATCGGTCAGCTGAGACTTCAGGCGGCAGCCGATGAAGTGAACGCCAACCAGGTGAAGGTCCAGGAGAGTGCAGACGCCGTGACGCAAGGACGCGCCCTCGATGTTGTGGCGCTTGAAAGCCGGGCAACGCTACTCGACGCTAAGCAGACCGAGTTGACGCAGACTCTCCAAATTCACGATCTCACGCTTACACTCAATGACATTCTCGGGATCCCGCTGAAGACAGAGCTGCAACTCGATCCGGACACTTCAGCGGCGTCCATTTCGACTCCCAGCCGTGAAGAATGCATCAGCATCGCACGGCAGCAAAGTCCTGAGATCCGAGTCGCACAGCAAGCAGTTATCAAAGCAAAGGCTGCCCTGGGAGCAGCAAAGGACGCCTATATTCCCGACGTAACTGGATTAGCCCGGTACAGCTATCAGAGCGGCGTCCCGCTCTTAGTTCATAACTTCGGGACCTTCGGCCTTAATTTCAGCTATGACTTGTTCGATGGCGGCCGCCGCAACGCGGAGATTCGAGACGCACAGACAGTACTCTCTCAAGCAGAACTCAATCTCGCCAAGATAGACGACGAGGTGACCGTACAAGTAGAGGCAGCTTACGACAAGGTGGAACAACTGAAAAGCATGGTTGGAGTGGCGGAAGAAGCACTAGGGGTGAGAACGGAAGCCGCCCGCCTGACAGATCGTCAATATGAACAAAACGCCGCGCTTGCGTCGGCGCGGGTCGAGGCCCATGCAAAGGCTACTTCGGCTAAAGCTTCATTGCTCGAGGCTACCCTCGGTTTGTCGCTGGCCCAGGGCGAACTCAAGCGCACTCTCGGTCAGTTGCCTCGATAA
- a CDS encoding HlyD family secretion protein, with protein sequence MSKRAVIFPVITLGVAAVLLFAIRDGWTSWEGGSAEQRTDDAYVRADMTPLSTRISGTVRKMEVGDYETVQPGQVLVQLDDEDYRAVLAEANAALAGARAQLEDNQAAKRIEDTKIENAGTVVTQAESAVTAAKAGVAAVEPDVLRTDLERKRQEALLSSKAATHQQVEQAVADATRFSSMLASRQADLERAEASLASSHSLLEAEKRQREALDIKDNVYRADIQAKQAAIVVANVNLGYTRIVSPTAGAVGERHVQEGQLVAPGMQAIDLVKGDVWIQANYKETQLTNIRKGDVADISVDTFPGTVLHGRVVEIAPASGSQFALLPPDNATGNFTKVVQRIPVKIALDPDHPLQGMLRPGFSVVVTVHASGKTARAEGAQP encoded by the coding sequence ATGTCGAAACGAGCTGTCATCTTTCCGGTAATCACGCTAGGAGTCGCCGCCGTGCTGCTTTTCGCGATCAGAGATGGCTGGACTTCCTGGGAAGGTGGAAGCGCCGAGCAGCGCACGGACGACGCCTATGTGCGCGCCGACATGACGCCGCTAAGCACACGTATTTCGGGCACGGTGCGGAAAATGGAAGTCGGCGATTACGAAACGGTCCAACCCGGGCAAGTGCTGGTGCAGCTTGACGACGAGGACTACCGCGCAGTGCTCGCGGAAGCAAATGCAGCCTTGGCCGGCGCGCGCGCGCAGTTGGAAGACAACCAGGCCGCAAAGCGGATCGAAGACACCAAGATTGAAAATGCGGGAACGGTTGTTACGCAGGCTGAATCGGCGGTCACCGCAGCCAAGGCCGGCGTAGCCGCTGTTGAGCCGGATGTTCTGCGGACCGACTTGGAACGAAAGCGCCAGGAGGCTCTCCTCTCTTCCAAGGCAGCAACTCATCAGCAGGTAGAACAGGCCGTTGCAGACGCAACTCGTTTCTCTAGCATGCTCGCCAGTCGCCAGGCCGATCTGGAACGCGCTGAGGCTTCGCTCGCAAGCAGCCACAGCCTGCTCGAAGCCGAGAAGCGGCAGCGCGAGGCGCTCGACATCAAAGACAACGTCTACCGCGCCGATATCCAGGCCAAGCAAGCAGCGATCGTCGTTGCCAACGTCAATCTTGGCTACACCAGAATCGTTTCACCGACGGCAGGTGCAGTCGGGGAACGCCACGTGCAGGAAGGTCAATTAGTGGCACCTGGGATGCAGGCCATCGATTTGGTCAAGGGCGACGTATGGATTCAAGCGAACTACAAGGAAACGCAGCTGACCAACATTCGGAAGGGGGACGTCGCCGATATCAGCGTCGATACGTTTCCTGGAACTGTGCTCCATGGGAGAGTTGTTGAGATAGCGCCGGCAAGTGGTTCGCAATTCGCGCTGTTGCCGCCCGACAATGCGACCGGCAACTTCACCAAGGTCGTGCAGCGAATCCCGGTCAAGATTGCCCTTGATCCAGACCATCCGCTGCAAGGCATGCTGCGTCCCGGCTTCTCTGTCGTAGTCACTGTACATGCCTCCGGCAAAACCGCCAGAGCGGAAGGCGCACAGCCTTGA
- a CDS encoding histidine phosphatase family protein, translating to MSKVLPTVYLARHGDTAWTKSGQHTGLTDLPLTADGEINARRLGERLKNITFANVFTSPLQRARRTCELAGFQGPAKIDRDLVEWNYGRYEGLTSAEVLAERPDWQLFRDGCPEGESPAQVGDRADRVVGLVRSLTGNTLLFSSGHFLRVLAARWLSLDPGSGAHWILNTASLSALSYEHNLSRPVIQLWNDDHHVARDVDESLAGRSSALNQPQILSRT from the coding sequence ACAGCATACGGGTCTCACCGATCTGCCCCTGACTGCAGACGGCGAGATCAACGCACGGCGACTCGGAGAACGTTTGAAGAACATCACGTTTGCGAACGTTTTTACCAGCCCATTGCAGCGTGCTAGGCGAACCTGTGAATTGGCCGGATTTCAAGGCCCGGCGAAAATTGATCGCGATCTTGTGGAGTGGAACTACGGCCGCTACGAGGGGCTGACGTCGGCCGAGGTGCTCGCTGAACGTCCGGACTGGCAGCTGTTCCGTGACGGCTGTCCGGAGGGAGAATCGCCCGCACAGGTTGGCGACCGCGCCGACCGGGTTGTCGGCCTGGTTCGATCCCTTACGGGTAATACGCTTCTATTTTCGAGCGGTCACTTCCTTCGCGTTCTTGCCGCCCGCTGGCTAAGCCTTGATCCCGGCTCCGGCGCACATTGGATACTGAACACCGCGAGTCTAAGCGCGCTCAGCTACGAGCACAACCTCTCCCGACCGGTGATTCAACTCTGGAACGACGATCATCATGTGGCTCGGGACGTTGATGAATCGCTCGCCGGAAGATCTTCGGCTCTTAATCAACCGCAAATATTATCCCGTACATAA
- the pgm gene encoding phosphoglucomutase (alpha-D-glucose-1,6-bisphosphate-dependent) gives MPSHLETQSPPSASEKISPLAGKPAPKELLVDLARLEAAYFERHPDLADRNQLVVFGTSGHRGSPLRGTFTEAHILAITQAICDYRRAQGTDGPLYMGKDTHALSAPAQQTALSVLAANRVETVIQEGDGVTPTPVISHAILVYNRGRKEHLADGIVITPSHNPPEDGGFKYNPTNGGPADTEVTRWVEDRANELLRGGNAGVKRIPYGEALQAACTHQQDLILPYVRDLKNVVDMDAIRAAGLKLGVDPLGGAARPYWEPINTIYGLDIKVVNPVIDPTFSFMTVDHDGKIRMDCSSPYAMASLVGLKDQYQVAFANDPDSDRHGIVTPSAGLMNPNHYLAVAIRYLLTHRPQWSKDAVVGKTLVSSGMIDRVVENLGRKLSEVPVGFKWFVSGLYDGSYCFGGEESAGASFLRLDGTVWTTDKDGPIMDLLAAEITARTGKDPGEHYRELTEQFGTPYYTRIDAAATPEQKAKLQKLSPESVKESDLAGEPITAKLTSAPGNHAAIGGLKVVSNSGWFAARPSGTENIYKIYAESFKSQTHLDAIVSEAQEIVNNALGSDGGS, from the coding sequence ATGCCCAGTCATCTAGAGACGCAATCGCCGCCAAGCGCGAGCGAAAAGATTTCGCCGCTCGCCGGCAAACCGGCCCCAAAAGAATTGCTCGTGGACCTGGCTCGCCTGGAGGCGGCGTATTTTGAGCGCCATCCGGATCTGGCAGATCGCAACCAGCTCGTCGTCTTTGGCACCAGCGGCCACCGTGGCTCGCCATTGCGCGGCACCTTTACCGAAGCCCACATTCTCGCCATAACCCAGGCAATCTGCGACTACCGGCGCGCCCAGGGCACCGACGGGCCGCTCTATATGGGGAAAGATACCCACGCCTTGTCTGCACCCGCCCAGCAGACCGCGCTCAGCGTTCTGGCGGCAAATCGTGTGGAGACGGTGATCCAGGAAGGTGATGGCGTCACTCCGACTCCGGTGATCTCGCATGCGATTCTGGTCTATAACCGGGGCCGCAAGGAGCATCTCGCGGATGGAATCGTCATCACGCCGTCCCACAATCCACCCGAGGATGGAGGGTTCAAGTACAACCCGACCAATGGCGGCCCCGCGGACACCGAAGTCACGAGATGGGTTGAAGATCGTGCGAACGAATTGTTGCGGGGCGGCAATGCAGGCGTCAAGCGAATTCCTTACGGAGAGGCCCTCCAAGCGGCGTGTACTCATCAGCAAGATTTGATCTTGCCCTACGTTCGCGATCTCAAGAACGTCGTTGACATGGATGCCATTCGCGCCGCCGGGTTGAAGCTCGGGGTGGACCCGCTGGGGGGAGCCGCCCGGCCTTATTGGGAGCCGATCAACACCATCTACGGATTGGACATCAAGGTCGTCAACCCGGTGATCGACCCGACATTTTCGTTCATGACGGTGGACCACGACGGCAAAATCCGCATGGATTGCTCGAGCCCCTATGCGATGGCGAGTCTGGTCGGTCTGAAAGATCAATATCAGGTCGCATTTGCCAACGATCCGGATTCGGACCGTCACGGTATCGTCACTCCATCTGCGGGATTGATGAATCCAAATCACTACCTTGCCGTGGCCATTCGCTATTTGCTGACGCACCGTCCGCAGTGGTCCAAAGATGCGGTGGTCGGAAAAACCCTGGTGAGCAGCGGCATGATCGACCGAGTCGTCGAAAACCTGGGCCGTAAGCTGAGTGAGGTTCCAGTAGGCTTCAAGTGGTTTGTCTCAGGTTTGTATGACGGCTCTTACTGCTTCGGCGGGGAAGAAAGCGCCGGAGCCAGTTTTCTGCGCCTCGACGGTACCGTATGGACAACGGATAAGGACGGCCCGATTATGGACCTGCTGGCGGCAGAGATTACCGCTCGCACAGGCAAGGATCCCGGGGAGCACTACCGCGAACTCACCGAGCAGTTCGGCACTCCGTATTACACGCGCATCGATGCTGCCGCGACGCCGGAGCAGAAAGCCAAGTTGCAGAAGCTCTCGCCGGAGTCCGTCAAAGAGTCGGATCTGGCAGGCGAGCCAATCACTGCCAAGCTGACCAGCGCTCCAGGCAACCACGCTGCTATAGGGGGTTTAAAGGTAGTGTCGAACAGCGGTTGGTTCGCGGCCCGTCCTTCCGGCACCGAGAATATCTACAAGATCTATGCGGAGAGTTTCAAGAGCCAAACACACCTGGATGCGATCGTTAGCGAGGCCCAGGAGATAGTCAACAACGCTCTGGGTTCAGACGGCGGTTCATAG